The Glycine soja cultivar W05 chromosome 19, ASM419377v2, whole genome shotgun sequence genomic sequence TGGCCAAGAATTAGAGACTAATTTCTTGATGTATGGGGATCCAACCAAGGGCCTGATTTCTCAACATATGTTTTTTCATACACAAACTCGAGAATCGAACTCCTAATCAGATGCTTAATAGACATGATTATCTATCAATCATACCACACACCATGTTGACTCACTGGTTAGGTGTATAAATTATGTTCTTTGAAAACTTTAATTTGCTGAATAGACAATGTCAAAGGTTTTTCAAATACTCCAAAGTCTGCTAGATTCTGTTGTGTTGTGCCTCTTCAGTCTTCAGTCTTTGTATTGTTGTTGAGGttatgtttttgaatttttgaataTGTACTTCAGTACTTATGGTTGTAATAGGTACGTCAACATgactttatatttatttctcattttatttggCAAATCAATCTAAGATTTAAATTTCCACAGTCCATGTATTCTTCCAAATTCACATGTCTACTTTATCGAAATCGTGGAACAAGGCAATAATTAATAGCTTACCTAAAGTCCAAGTTCAATTTGTAATAAAGTCAGCATTCAACAAAGTCTTATTCAATGTTCACATTACTTTATTCTTTGAACATTCCAAAATCTCTCCAAACACGATCAACCTAGTACATAATTTGCTTTTGACTGTCCATGATATTTTCTGGTGCATTTGAAAGAACACTGCAATGAACTTAGACCATAGAGTCAAGTCAGCAGCCATAACCATCCTGAGCAGCCCTATTGCTCtggttttgttttgcattttttatttggcTTTGGTGGTTTTAATTTGACTATTTATGAAGCAATAATTTAGTGTTCAAATCTCAAATTTGTTTGGCTGGTGTCTCGAATTCATATCCTCTCCATTTAATAGGCATGCATGCAATTCAATATTTCACCTAATGGTATGGTTAAGGCCAGCTTTATATTAAACTCttcaatatgaaaaaaaaatgatgaattcaAATTCTCTTTAATCACTGTCATGTATGCTAATAATAAGTTATTCTCTAAATAGTTTGGAGGCTATGTTTTTCTGGCAGTGTACCTATCGCTGATTCAGATCAGGCCATTCCAAGATTGTAAATGCTTTTTCAGGGGTCAGGAGTAATAAGTAAGGATAATATAAATAGCAGgcattaatattttcatttgttgttAATTCTCATATATCATagcataattaaaaacaaacggTATACACTTATAGTAGGTGTAGTGTATTTATATCAAGGAAGAATTGCATTTGCAGCTATTATAGAGGGCCAATGATCTACAAGCCGCTTTTGTAGGCACATGCTCAGAATCACACAAAGGGTCTGCAAGGATCTCTTTCACTCTTGAGATCATGCAAGAAATGTAGCTTCCAATGTTTAACAAGTATCATGAGGGGATGGATCAGACATTCCGTTTTAGCACTTACCCTCATAAGAAAAGGGTGTAATACTGATACTGATTGATTAACAAAGGGAAAGACATGCTTGCTCAAAATTTCTGCTATCATATGTTAATAATGGTCACATAATTGCTCAGGTACAAGTGAGTAAAATATCCGAGGTTGAATAGAGATGGATATGTTGAGTAACATATAAGTAATAAAGACCCACATATtaaattagattgtgtttgaTTTCGCTTTTAAACGTGATTTGATGTTTATTTGTGTTTAGACAGGTAACCAAACACACAATTTAATGCTGCTTTGCATTTAGAGGTGGTTTGATGTGGTTTACTTGCCTTTAGACGCATAACCTAACACATATTTTAATGCTTTAAAATTTTAGGATGGATGAGGTGTTCACTATATTTGTGAGTTTCACTGCTTAATTGGAATTCTCCCTAGTGTTTTACCAATAATGAAGCTGGCTGGCATTTGAATTGAGTGCACAAGTTAGTCTTCTTAAAAGCTTAATGTCTTATGGTTGCTGTCAAGGCTCAAGGGCATTCATTTGGACTTCAGTGAGATGGGAAGACTAGTGAGTAGTGACAATGAAACTCGTAAATTTGAACTGTATGTTGTTATTGTTATGGGAACACTCAACTATGGTTGCCTTTAGTTTCATGTGTGTGTCATTTTAGAAGTAGAATTTAGGATTCATTTATACATCACATATATTATATTCatatcacaaaattatacaataactttatcatccaatacttttttttttcttttatccctCTTAATTACATCATCAATCTTGTCTTTTACTTCTCTTTTGTCTCTTCCTATCTCTCTTATTTGTAAAAGAAAGTTGTATAATTTTGTTGAATAAATAGAATTTCTCATTTGGAACTAGTTATGGCAATAATAATGCAACTTCATGCTAATGTAGTAAAATATAGTTAATCAAAAAGTCTATTGCAAGAACAGTTTTTCCATTGGATAATGCAATTGCAGTTGTACACTTATACTGTATTTTCAGTACTGACAAACTTCAGTTATTTTGGATGTAGCTTTGAACCTGGGGCACTAGTACCGTAACAGTATGGAACAGTAACAACATATGGGAAATATCTTCCTAAACTTCAGATAAAGATGCATTTCTATCTCTGATTAAACCTTAATTCAGTGTGACATTGATAAATGAAGTAAACCTGTGGAACATGATTAGAACCTTAAGAGGAAAAAAGGAAGAGATGCAGAGATATTGCCAAATAACTTAAtcctcaaaatttaaattatatacagCCCAATCAtccaaaataatattcaaattcTAGGAAGTTCAGTATCAATTACACTATAATAGAATAATatgatttatctttaatttcttgtaGTTTTTATGTAGGTGACAATAACCAATAGGTATTTTTTATTGGGTAGCGATAATTATGTAGTCCTACAAGATATTATTATTCGTTGATGTGTTTCAATGGAATACTCATAGATGAGGATATTATTGAGAAAAGATAAGtaatgttttcttaattttctaaaGTGATATATGTTTGATTTCACGTCAGTTAAGTGAGGCGTGCATAAAATATGTGAATTGTAGAAGCTACAAAGAACAGTTTCTCGGTTGGACGTCAATTTGATGCGTTAACTGCGTTCTAGATTGGATTCCAAACACACCCTACACTGTGTTTGTTGTGTACCAGTTGATGTGCGTATTACCTGAAGCATCCAAGATCAGCTTGTGTGTAATTTGAGCATTGGACGTGGAGAGAGAGTACAGGTTCCACGTTCAATAATTTGTTCTAAACACATTAAGTGTTATTTGGGTTTggctcaataaaattaattttaaataaaattgataatgatttatacttaaatacttttattataaaatcaagtaaattataaaatttaatataaatttatgattcaatataaaatttatttaaagttattttgacTCAATCAATtcttgatttataattaattttgaaatcctTGTAACATAAATTCaaactaaaatcaatttcaaactCAAAATCAATTCTCTAAGTTAAGACCAAAACACTCACTAACTGCATGAATTAAACaacattgattcaaatagaTCATTTGAGCTAAATCATTGTTTTATTGATTTCATAATCAATTTTCATTAAGCAAACAATATAATGCTACTTTGGAATTCACAAACAGTCAGGGGAATGGAACCTAACTAGTAACCAGTGGTGGTGGCAGGTAACCTTATTCTTACCACAGTTTTCAAGCGTCAGTATTTCTAATCACATTACCGACCATAAAGACCAGGAAACAGTGGTTATTGGCAGGAAAGGTCACTTTCAATTAGTGTTAAATCCCAAGGTTGATATTGCAGAAAAAGACTTCTCAAGAGAGTGGAATCTCGAACAGTTCTTCTAGAATTACCCATTTCGTGTCATATCATTGATGTTGCCAAATCAAAAGTTACAGCGGTCCCCTTTTGACCTAGTTGGATCAAATGAAACGTGTATCAATTTTTGCAGGTTTAAGTGTTTAACTCATTGATTATATAGGATTATCAAGCAAGCCACTCtgataaactttttattttattttttataaactattaaGTATCCTTTACCGAAATTAGTCTTGAGTCGGATAagactatttgaatttttccTACTTAATAACATATCTTAGACTCATTCAAAATTATCAGTTAAATTGAACAATCACACAACAGCTTATTCATGCGCTTGATAGTCACTTTGATGACCCTGATTGCAGGTGAAACTGTAAAAAACACTGACTGTTACTTAAGGATGTTCGTAGCCTCTAAACAAATGTAAAACGACTAAAATCCAATAATTCATCATTCACTGCACAAAGCTGCTGTGACCCTCGCAACAGACGATGTTCTGTCCAAATTTTAATCGATTTGTGTAGGTAATACGAATTTATCAGTCTCGTCATATAGTATTTTGGTCTTGAAAAGTGGTCATGTTTGTATTtgcatcacacacacacacacactaattAATACCTATATTtgtgctgagcaaaaaaaaaaaacctgtatTTGTAATCTTGCTAGacacaaaaaataagaattagtCATTTTCGGTTTTCATCAGTTATCTATAATTGATTTATAGTTGACCTACAGTTTTGCTATAGCTTATACACGTGTTGTAAATTTGAGAAATGTAAACTGCCATAACCTTTTATCCCTCCAGTCCCTATTGTTATACTGAAATATCCATTTCCATATTCAGTTGCCTTCCATGTAATTAACAAGATTCTACCCTATGCATCCATTTCCTTCACTGGGTTGCAAATCAACGACTTTAATAAAAAGATTCTTGAATAGCTTAATCCTTTCCAGTTCAACATACGAGTCAAGATTTACATGTATATGAGGATAGACCTAAACAGATTACAAGCATCAGAAATCAACATATTACACGTGGTGACATAGGCACACCACACGGTTATGGTCTTTTCCGAAGAGCAAAAGCCAATAGATAGCTGAGAGCCGAATCAACAGATGATAATGCAACAATAAGCATTGCAACAAGTATAAGAGTCAGAATTGCGGTCCTCAGCTGCAAAGGATTAATAAAAACATGCAATCATTCAAtacattttcataaattaaaaaatgaaataatgatGGATGTAGAGGGAAGCACTAtggtgaaaatataaataatgaacTAATTGGCATACCGTACTACTAAAGCTTGGCCACTCTATGTATTTAAACTGGCTAGGTTGCTCAgccaaaaatacaaatatatatctTAGCCCCCTGAAAAAGAACAGATAGTTACCAGCAATGAttgtatttttctataaaattcaAAAGTTTCAGTTCACACAGCTAGTGTCTCATTACACTAATGTCCAGTTTTGAAGACAAGTTGAAGTTTTATAAATACCATATGGCATCCTTGATCAATGTTAGCAAAAAGGGCTCCTGAGGTAAATCATCATCATAGCTTAGATGATGATCATTCCTTGCAGCAGAGGTCACAAATTTGGTGCAACTAtagtttgcatgtttttctcttatttttattctaaaaatctGCAACACACACAAAGCATGTAATCTCAAATGATATATTGCCGctagaaacacacacacaaacccaTAAATTGAAGGAGAGGGAGATAAGCAATAATTACCGTTTGTGATGTCTGAGAAACATTTCTGTGATAATCAACTCTTGCTGGAAACTTTGATGGCAGAAAAGGAGTACCTTGACGAAGGAAAGCTACAATATATCAAGAAATATAAAGTTAAACAGGGAGCAAAATAAGCATGCCTATGAAGAAACCTATGTAGTCAGAAAAAACCTGAATAGTTCAGTGGCAACGAGGAAAGAATCACCATTTTGAGACTCAAATATTTGTTAAACAATCATGACCAATTCAATGCACGGAAACCTGCATAACCCAACTTAGTTATTAAAGGTTTATACATCATCAATTCATCTCAAAATCAAAACCTTTTTTCCTGTGTTATAAGCAATAATAACCTTAGCAGTTTAAAAAAAAGCACCCATTGtgtacaaaaaataaatgaataagcaGTAGACATTTATCAAGCAGAtcagaaaagaaataaagatggGTTTGATCTGTTAAATATATTGATAGCTTGTGAGATTCATTCAACAGTCAAAGTGTCTTACAAGTTACACCTTAAATTTCTTGAGACTtcatataccaaaaaaaaagtattaagacTTCATTAAACCTAGAATTATAACTGTCAATTCTTGCTTATGATGCCAAAAATAATGAGCATAGAAGGCTTCTGGAAAGCTGTCAGCAAGCATGAAGAAACACCACATACACGGTCAAATGTATCActgtattattctttttattaatgttttttataaaacatttttccaTGAAAACTCAGCCAAAAAACATGAGCAATCAATGTACAGACCGAGTAAAATAATACCAAACCAAGTTATCATCCACCCTTCAATTGTTATTTCAATCTCCTAAATTATTCTATGTAAAATTATTCGATGTAAAATTTGAAAGGGGTTGGGGAGCTGGGGACAACTAAAGTACACCGAAAATAGACAAAGCCTTAACATCTAAAAGatcagaaaatagaaaaaaaatatttatattggaAGAGTTTCTTGAAATAAATATACATTCAAACCATCATCCTGCAGTCTCAACTAAAAGATTTTAGGAAATATTTGTCACTAATCATCTGCATTTGTAGTTGCTCCTATCTAGGAGTGTTTTTGTTCACCAAGATCTGTCAATGTACAACAGTCGTTGCAAACATCATCACCCAAGCCCAGTCAATTACATTGAAGGATACAATAAGGCAATGAACAAAAGCATTCGATAATCGATATCATTTAACTGTTTCAAAGTGTAATGGATAAAATCATTCAGAATTTCCTTCTATCACTAATTCACTTTTTCTCTTGTCCACTAAAATGAAATCCTTCAGGATACTGTCTACAAGAATTAGTGGCATCCtattctttatattttgtattattaagTGAAATTTCATGTTGGCCCCACTATTTACTTGGActcactttttttattactaaagaCAGCATAAGATTTCACCCAATAATAAATAGGATATTAAAAAGAGGTGTCAAAGAATGTAAATTAACATTTCTCTTGCTCCCAATTTTGTAGACTTGCACCACACATGCAGACACACACTGTCTTTTGTCTAAAAGGTTTAGAAAGGaattaaaatgatgaaaatttaCATATATTCCAATATTCCATTGCTACCTATTTCCACATATACCAATGAGCATCAGACATGAGACAACATGCCTAATTTTAACATTCAGCTTAAAACATCTGTATTTAATATACAATGGTTATTATCTTGCTTGAATGATGAAAAGGTCCTTCAAGTTAGTTTCTGTTTCTCTTTGTGTTCTATCATGTGGCCTTAGCAACTTGGAGTTGGTCAAGTTATACCATCTAATTAGCAGCTGTCTTTGACAAAAAAGGTGGTGTCAGATACCCAGAACTATTAGATGTTGGAACTTTGAAGTTGCATAAAACTGGGAGAAAAAAGATCTTGGCAGCTTATTGTTCAATGCACCAGAAGTTGGATTCAACCTACAAGCAcctaaacaacaaaacaaagtctaaaaaggggaagaaaagagaaaggaaggTCTTCACATTTTTTTCTGCCTTTGTTATTTACATATGGTTTCTTTTCAGCCTTACTTCCTTTTAGAATGATGATTAGAACAAAAGTCCCACTTTCTATCTTATCTCTTCTCTTGTCATTTTTATCTACCCTTAAATGCTTCCCAATacaatataagaaaaattaaatcaataaaataggAAGTAAGAAAGATAACAGAGAGAGCGGGGGAAGAGACAAAAATAACTGACCTTCTTGTCTGCTTCAGTAAATTATTGGTAATCCCGTAGTACAGTTATTATATCTTGTACTGAATTATTTCAGTGGATAGAACTTGtatatgtaaaatttattgCAGAAAGAGAACATGCATTGTTGGAGTAGCAGGACCATAGACATTGTGCACTGCATATCTCTTTACTAACTACTTTTCCTACAATTTTATTCCTGGGATTGTTGAAATTTTGATTGGAACAACTACAATTCAAAACTTAATATCAGATGTGAGTAACAATATCCTAGGGGAGATTGGGGACTGACTATGGGGAAGTAGCTAGACAACAGTACTAGTTGCCGGTGATGAGATTGTCAgacagaaatgaaaaaaataaataaaatcaagtaTAGACATATGATTGAGAAGAGAAGGCTACCAACCTAAAACCTTGGCCTCCCTTTCTAACTCCAACTTCTTCCTCCTCTCATTATCcttactattttttctttctacccCTATTCACTAAACCAATTGGACCCATAGTCAACAACTCAACATACTATCCATAGATAGTATGGAGGATGATGGATACCTTTTCAGCTGAGCATTCTTAGCTGACACACAAATATGTATATGTCATTATATTTACCATTTGGGCAGGGCATTGAACAAATAGCTTAAAAAATGTCAAGCCAccgtctttattttatttattcttcagAATTCTAAACAACCAAAATGGGGGAGGGGGGAATACAAATTAACAGGTTTCCATCGAATTCAAAAGCGTCAATAATTCTCAAACCTACCTAAATGGGTTCTCCCCTTGATACCCAAAACAactacaacaacaaaggtaaatGCAGCAAAGAAAAAATGTAGATTGAAGACAGAGTATAAAAGGACAACTTCAAAGGAAGAAAACAACACATATGAAAGAACCAAGCAAGCGCTGATTGAAGAACTGAAGAAGCACGGAATCAAGAACCAATAAACCCCATAAGACTTCAACATTTTCACAGCATAAACAATCAGCACCCCATCCCATGGAATTTGTTTACAAACAGAGCCTATGCGAGACTCAAGGCATCATATGTCACTAAAACGTAGAGAACAGAGTGACTCAAAAGTGTCAAACACTTTGAGAGCCAACATCCAGCATGGATACTCGTAATCACTACAAGTCGACCATTCTGGCCTTTTATCAAACAAGTTATGAGCAGATAAAGAAAATGGAGataaaaacaaatccaaaactACCGAAAGAATGGTGGCGTAGATTACCTGACGGTGGCAGAAATGGTCGAGAGGTTGCGATAAACGTCTGCGGCGAACAACGACGACGGTGAAACTTGTTCAACCGAGGCGACAACTACACTCGCGTTTCAGGCTTCGTTCCGGGTGAGGAAAGGAAACGATTCGGAATTTTAAAATtggtttaaaataaatgttgttgtcttgcctttttttattattttattttcatctttataaaagtttttatttttattttgttttaatctttatattcccttgttttcttcttatttataagaCACAATTTTGACatcatgtttgttttttttataaaattaatttataagatttattgtaataattatCTTTAGAGTAAAAATATCTCTTATTAAAAGAGagaatatatttataaacaattattagaagagatatatattaatgataataataatttcaaaaaaaattataaatttaagaaaatttattgttattcattagattaattatttttttaatgttaatgtGTTAAGGAATTGAGTCTTATAtaataacaaagaaaataatatataatattttttattccctataatattttgtttatttttgaattagTCCATTTGATAAACATACATGTCATGTATGAGGTTGATTCCATGTAACTTACATAATAGTTCAAATTAAACGgaaataatttgttaaatttgCAAACCAATACCTACATTtgtctctttaatttttattctcgaCTTTTATCTACCTAAATATGTGACATGATGCCTATTCGTGGAAAGGATTTAATGGTTAGAGACTTAGCTTGTTGTTTTGCTTTTGTTGATTCTTGAAATTACAATTAACAACTAAACTAATTTCTTAGAGATATAAGATTCATcaggtaataaaaaataaatatcacatatttttaacaaaaattaataattgttgataaaaaaaactaaagcaaTTCAGCCGGATTATCCATAGtggagtaaaataaaaattcaacacttaATTAGACATTTTTGCAGcatttagttgtttattttgaacaTTTCTTCTCATCTTATAACATTTTTCCTTGTTTGAATGAAACTGATAATCTGAAACATGGTTTTAACcctattattaataaatatatacttgTTTGCATGAGCAACTTTGGAGTCCCTTTTAATTTGATTCTGAACATTAAAAGAGATCTTAACTTGCTTTGCTATTTGCTCTTAACATGTCAAACTCAGTTTTGTAGTTTGATTAACAAGTTTCAAGTTGTAAATTACAGGCTTTAACTACAAGTGAAATTGAAACCTTTATTAGCATATTGAAACCTTTATTAGGTTCAATGTGTTGAACTGAGCTCGTGAGACTTGAATGTGATCATGGTCATGCCAGCAATGGAAAGCTCCACAAACAAAAGCAGTTAGTATATGCATGGAAagaagatattattattattattattattaatatttatccttaaaaattaaaaataaatactaaaatcgTAGGAGTTTACAAATCACAAATTTGCTCCATTACTTTTAACAGCTTGCACTCTTACAAGGGATTTAGCTCATTTATAACTAAGATGGAACTCTTTCAGATGTAACAGTACAATTGTACAAATTCTTAAACTCCAAATTGACCTTCaatccattttaaaaaaatggttctTCAGATATaatattgaattgaaaaaaaaaaacaaaaaatcatataaacctTAAGTTGGGATGCTGCACCCTTCTGGTCCCTGTTCTGCCttgttttatcttaaaaaaaataataatacataaatattttattattttaaacatatttttaatacttcttattttttttatattttttttatcacattataaattttatcatacatatatttttttttctttttccttttaggtATCGAATAACCTGATGTTGATGTaacattttagtttaaaaaaatacttttgaagcCAAGCTGGCCCTGTATAGGAAAAACAAAAAGTGTGATCTGAATGACATTAATTATGTGATTTCTTAAGATTGACActaataatgataaataattgcTAGAAACCTGAAGATCTTAATACTAGTATATTACTTTGAGATCGATGTGGGTTCTATAATAATAAAACCCGAAAGGTACACCATATCAATCTACATATGTTCACTTTTTGGTTAGCTGtcccttaatatatttttccaaaCTAGAACATAGTTTATCAACATTTTAATCTTTTGCATCAATTTGTGTGCaagcaaaaaattattaagttgcTCTAATCTTTCTGCttccaatattattttattatattttccccCTGAAAATGAAAGAGCCGTATTTATCTCCGGGGTTATCGTACAATATTACTATTGGCTTCCCTCTTTAGGTTAAAATGTTAAATCATAATCATTGACTcccttaaatataatattacaaatCCCAGGATTCACTAAACAATCAAAGGAAACGAATATAACTATAAGCAGTCATGGTGGCAGGTAATTTTAtactataatattatattaatattgctGTGATTTTCAACTTTTGGTATATTTAGCCATATATATACTAATTCCTAATTATGAAGACCAGGAAACAGTTATAGCTTTGGCATCAAAAGGACACCTTCCCAGAATTGCAATTTCAAAAGcttgataaagaaaaagactTCTCAAGGGATGGATTACTAGAGGAATCTCAACCAACATCTCATCACTTTCCATCCTACCCTCTCCATGTGGCCTTTCCCACTCTAAAGAAATCTGTTGGAGAACAAGTCTTACATTCATGAATTAGAACACAAGTTAAAGAATACATAGAGAAGTAGGAGTAGGGGGGACCAGAGTCTTGtgggtttttcaattttttttgcctATAAGAACCAAACCATGTGATTATATTTGGATTGATTCAGGTCAGGATATCAAGTCtattaatagaaataataaaagaaacatgaaaaaatagacaaatatgaaataaaatgaaagaaagttgaatagtttaaaaaattagaattatagAATTATGCagcataaatattaattttttttgtaaaatattacaAGGTTATCTTGGGTTCCTTTCCATGTGTCCAAATTCAATACCTATTCTCATTTGATTGGATTTGCGATTTTAACATTCAAACTAAactaatgttttctttttaaaggcaaaatgatatttattaaataagcaACACCATACTTGCTGCACATGGACTGCAAACTAAACCGATGGTTTGAAACCAACttaaaatttctcttttaatttagtTTGGATTGATTTGGTCATTGGGTCAACTCGAAATGATAAAGTTTcctaaccttttttttataagcaaaaatttaatttattgaaaggCTACCTTAGCACAAGTTATGATAAAGTCTCCTAACTAAGACGGCTATATATAAGTCGAAATGGTAAAGACATGTTTGAACAAATCAACCACTTAAGATGAAACCCATCATTCCATCAACATGCCCACACACAAATTCTAACACATAATTCTTAGACACGCACTGCAGAAT encodes the following:
- the LOC114399315 gene encoding uncharacterized protein LOC114399315, with the translated sequence MVILSSLPLNYSAFLRQGTPFLPSKFPARVDYHRNVSQTSQTIFRIKIREKHANYSCTKFVTSAARNDHHLSYDDDLPQEPFLLTLIKDAIWGLRYIFVFLAEQPSQFKYIEWPSFSSTLRTAILTLILVAMLIVALSSVDSALSYLLAFALRKRP